The region AGATAGCCGAGCAGATTGTCGATTACCTGAAGAGGAGCACCATCCGGAACTCGGTGAACTTTCCCTCCATATCAGCGGAGCTGGTTCCCATCATCAGGCCCTTCATCGAGCTGGCGGAGAAACTGGGGAGCTTCCACGGGCAGCTTCTCGTGGGGAGACCCTCCGAGATCACCGTCGAATATCACGGCGAGGTGACCCAGTTCGATACGGCCCAGATAACGATAGCCGCGATCAAGGGTTTTCTCCAGCACCAGGTGGAAGGGGTCAACCTGGTAAACGCGAGGATGATTGGAGAGGAGCGGGGGTTGAAGGTCACCGAGACCAAGACGGCCCGTTCCGAGACCTACGCGTCGCTCATCCGGGTGAAGACCCGGAGCAACGGAAAGGATTTTGTCTGCTCGGGAACCCTCTTCGGGAAGGAGCCGATGATCGTGAAAATCATGGGGTTCCACATAGAGGCACACCTGGAAGGCTCGATTATCATGATGAACAACCAGGACGTCCCCGGCGTTCTCGGGAGCGTGGGGACCTATCTGGGCGAGCAGGAGATCAACATAGCGGGGATNNNNNNNNNNNNNNNNNNNNNNNNNNNNNNNNNNNNNNNNNNNNNNNNNNNNNNNNNNNNNNNNNNNNNNNNNNNNNNNNNNNNNNNNNNNNNNNNNNNNNNNNNNNNNNNNNNNNNNNNNNNNNNNNNNNNNNNNNNNNNNNNNNNNNNNNNNNNNNNNNNNNNNNNNNAGGGTGAGATAAAATTGAGCAGCGTGGCCGTTCTCGGAGCCCAGTGGGGCGATGAAGGTAAGGGGAAAGTTGTCGATATATACTCGGAGTTTGCCGATATCATCGTCCGCTTCCAGGGGGGCAACAACGCCGGCCACACCCTGGTCATCGGCGAGGAAAAGTTNNNNNNNNNNNNNNNNNNNNNNNNNNNNNNNNNNNNNNNNNNNNNNNNNNNNNNNNNNNNNNNNNNNNNNNNNNNNNNNNNNNNNNNNNNNNNNNNNNNNNNNNNNNNNNNNNNNNNNNNNNNNNNNNNNNNNNAAACTGGGGGAGAAAAAGCTCGGTACCAC is a window of Deltaproteobacteria bacterium DNA encoding:
- a CDS encoding phosphoglycerate dehydrogenase; translation: MIVLGYDPYISAEDAALLGVELVSLEELFKRSDVVTVHTPLTPETKNIINAENISKMKDGVYIINCARGGIVNEAELAEAVNSGKVAGAAIDVFPQEPPPPDSQVLGNERIICTPHLGASTIEAQEKVALQIAEQIVDYLKRSTIRNSVNFPSISAELVPIIRPFIELAEKLGSFHGQLLVGRPSEITVEYHGEVTQFDTAQITIAAIKGFLQHQVEGVNLVNARMIGEERGLKVTETKTARSETYASLIRVKTRSNGKDFVCSGTLFGKEPMIVKIMGFHIEAHLEGSIIMMNNQDVPGVLGSVGTYLGEQEINIAG
- a CDS encoding adenylosuccinate synthase (catalyzes the formation of N6-(1,2,-dicarboxyethyl)-AMP from L-aspartate, inosine monophosphate and GTP in AMP biosynthesis), with product MSSVAVLGAQWGDEGKGKVVDIYSEFADIIVRFQGGNNAGHTLVIGEEK